caattaaggaaaaaaaatatcagCATTTGATAATGTTGCATATATGGCAAGAGATTCTGATATCGAGCCAATTATAACGTAAAGTAtctaaaatattctaacattgcACTTCAAACTTAAGGCGGTAGTGATGAAACCATCTGTAGTTTAGAGATTATAAGATCATGGAGATGTCATGGTGAATGGGACTTGGTAAACAGATCAACAAGCTAATCAGAGGAAGCAATGGAGCACAATATGTTTGGCACGCTCATGAAAAATATCATTGCAAGAAATATGTATATGGCCCCCTCACAATAACTAGGATCAATTTagtaatttttccttatattaACGAGAAATTAGACTCATATGAAATTATGCCTAGCTAGAAGTAATTCCCATTTGTCCCTTTGATAAATACTTGCTGTCAACTTTGATCTCATAGTTCATATCATCCTAGCCAAATGTTTGTtcatttattacaattttcCTTTCTGTTATTACTAAAAACCTCAAAGAAGGTAGCTAGGCAAATGTTTGTTCATCACAACTTTCCTTGAAACCTCACATGTTTTCTAAggaaaatgagaattttttagTCTGATGAAAATAGAACATTAAGATTATCGCTTCCAAATCATTCAATATAAAAAGACATACCCTGTAAAGATTCTGGCATGTGCCGTGCAGTTCGATATTTCTATAAGATAGTCatgggaaagaagaaaaaatcagatacatatatatatatatatgtcagaAACACAGTTTCAAAATGACATCTGTGGAGGAAAGAATTACTTATACCTGCAAATGACTTTTCACATGTAATATGGTCAATAAATTTGAGTTCATCAGCTTCAGTATTGCTTTTGGTGTTGCCTCTATGATTTTTGATTAATAAATGAAAGGgataattaaatcaataaatcaTACGTATTCTTTTTTTTCGAAATCAGCAAAGTTGATATAAAATTACTTACTCTCAGCACCACCCAGGAGATCCACAGTCTTGACGAATTGGTCATGAAGATCTTCAGTCCATCTGAttcgttttttatttgatgGAGTTGGCCTGGATGATGTACTGTCACAAACCTGCAGTTtggaaatgaaaaattaaaaatccaaaaaaaaaaaaaaaaaattaagaatggaAGGCAAAAGATTACATTAAGACCCGGATGATTTGCATCAGAAGGAACCGAAAGTTGCTGCTTCTTGACCAAGGCATCATTCTCACCAAGCAATAACATGTTGTGGGCATAGGGAAAAGGCTTGTTGATCATATTGTTGCATGGAATTTTATTGGGCTTCTCTGAGGAAGAAAAGCATTGGCTGCTGCAGAAGTGAGATTTCACAAGTGATTGCAAGGTGTCTCTGAAGTCAAAGTTGGAGCCAGCTTTCTCAGATGAATGATCAATGGAAAAGTTATGCTGTGAAGATTGAGAGACTAAGATGTTGTTTGAATCATGAGTGGGAAATTGTGAGCACAAAGGAGGAAAATTGGCAACTTGATGCTCATCATGTTGTCGAAGATGATCCATGTAATAA
Above is a genomic segment from Corylus avellana chromosome ca9, CavTom2PMs-1.0 containing:
- the LOC132162199 gene encoding uncharacterized protein LOC132162199, giving the protein MDDYSQLYCTEPPLKYMGVSEQHIFETFDESPASAFHAAGTNYYMDHLRQHDEHQVANFPPLCSQFPTHDSNNILVSQSSQHNFSIDHSSEKAGSNFDFRDTLQSLVKSHFCSSQCFSSSEKPNKIPCNNMINKPFPYAHNMLLLGENDALVKKQQLSVPSDANHPGLNVCDSTSSRPTPSNKKRIRWTEDLHDQFVKTVDLLGGAEKKSERNSANGISQLPKEISMQMKEAMRLQLEVERRLHQQLQLQQNLQSTIDEELRKLKIMFDQQQQNRYKKSLLIKTKTLHNSCPRTTNEQVPRMLRF